The Mauremys reevesii isolate NIE-2019 unplaced genomic scaffold, ASM1616193v1 Contig1, whole genome shotgun sequence genome includes a region encoding these proteins:
- the LOC120392513 gene encoding killer cell lectin-like receptor subfamily B member 1B allele B, whose protein sequence is MDLGESDGLFCLLYCSAVVIRISVQRGRFAAVTGGVRGMDREVRRRHLWSCRFINQILTLAEIPQCPRWHRMALWLGWAGNIILAAAVIALGVWGQTGRKRITNGIECNSSLKDSQSCSNQNLYPKPDNNSTEGCGCKLCPTDWLPHKNKCYWVSKESKTWNESREDCSAKSSQMLMIQDKEEMAYVLSIPQLNLVWFGLSVTSPERKWTWVDGSTFDETLFQLTGAAERESCGMIKGNRAISETCTAVAKWICEKVALK, encoded by the exons ATGGATCTTGGAGAATCAGATGGGTTGTTTTGCCTCCTTTACTGCAGTGCTGTAGTCATTAGGATTTCTGTACAGAGGGGCAGATTTGCTGCAGTAACAGGAGGGGTACGAGGGATGGACAGAGAAGTGAGGAGGAGACACCTCTGGAGCTGCAGATTTATCAACCAG ATTTTGACTCTTGCAGAAATCCCTCAGTGCCCACGCTGGCATCGGATGGCTCTATGGCTTGGATGGGCCGGGAACATCATCCTGGCGGCAGCTGTGATCGCGCTTGGTGTTTGGG GTCAGACTGGAAGAAAGAGAATAACAAATGGAATTGAATGTAATTCCAGCCTGAAGGATTCCCAGTCTTGTTCGAATCAAAATTTGTATCCAAAGCCAGACAACAACTCAACAG AGGGCTGTGGGTGCAAACTGTGCCCCACTGATTGGCTGCCGCACAAGAACAAGTGCTATTGGGTCTCTAAAGAAAGTAAAACATGGAATGAGAGTCGTGAGGACTGCTCAGCAAAGAGCTCTCAGATGCTCATGATCCAAGACAAGGAGGAGATG GCGTATGTACTGAGTATTCCACAACTGAACCTGGTCTGGTTTGGACTGAGTGTTACATCCCCAGAGAGGAAATGGACCTGGGTGGACGGCTCCACATTCGATGAAACACT GTTCCAGCTAACAGGCGCTGCAGAAAGGGAGAGCTGTGGGATGATCAAAGGGAACCGCGCTATTTCAGAAACCTGCACGGCTGTAGCTAAATGGATTTGTGAGAAAGTTGCCCTGAAATAA